In Benincasa hispida cultivar B227 chromosome 8, ASM972705v1, whole genome shotgun sequence, the sequence CTTTAGTATCTGAATATTgatttgtaattatttaattattatatttttaattttataacaatttaattcataaattttacTGTAATAATCTAGTCTTTAGACTTTAagatttgtaatgatttaatccatattataaaaattaatgttaagttttaatttgatttcatgcataaataaattattaaactaattagagatttcatatttttataaatataaagtttacatctaattgacatataattttgataattttttatgttagagactaaattgttataatatcgaaaatataaatattaaattattatatagtaaagttttgttataaaattaaaaatataaggacgaaaaaaaaaaaaaacagtttttaAACCATAAAGGAAATTCCAGTTTTACTTATACTCATCCACTTGCATTCACATATTTCGATATGTCGCAACAGTATTAGCAACTTTGATGTATCCTTATTTCTTGTTCTAGCAACTTCCACGAATTTCATCCATCtattattatcttttaaaaaaagaaaagaaaaagaaaagatcgAGTCCATAGATAGCAGCCATTGATCGCACTCTCATTCGCAGAGTCAAGCTCAAGGGAGATTCGCAATCATCAACCATGGCGCTTGTGCCAACCACGGCCTCCAACGATGCGAGCCAACTGATAGCGGAGGTGGACATGGGCTCCGATTCATCTGTACTCACTGTTCGAGCCACAGTCGTTCAGGCCTCCACCATCTTCTATGACACTCCCGCCACTCTAGGTTCCACTTTCAATTTGCTCCTTATCTACTTCTCTTGCTGCTGTTTTCTTGGCTCGCAATTTTCATGTCAGACTCTGGAACGAGTTCCtgattgtttttgtttgttttcttagAAGCTTGTTAGTtgtttttgactttttttttggttggtttTCTTTAATCTTAGAAGTTGCTTCCCTTCCATCAGCAGATTTTGGTAGTATAGTTCAATTAGTTTAAGCTATTACATTACATCCTCGATTAGTTCCAATTTTTATTGGTTTTCTTGTTTTCGATCGATATGAATTTGGTATTGTCGCCTAACATTGTGCTTCTGGTTGTTTGGTTCTCCTTAATTTCAGTCGTTTGTAGAAATTGAAGAGGAAACGTACTCATGAAATACGAAGgcttaaaatgatttaattcgAAGATTCCAAAACCCATTAACAGAGTTGGGGATTATCACTCGTAGATGACAAATATTTTAGTATACTATAAGCCAGCTACTAGCCTATGATCATGTGGgcctcccccccccccctcatCTGTAGTGGTAAAAAGAAATCTAACGCTGGTTTACATGAACAGAAAAGGCTGAGAGGTTGTTGGCTGAAGCTGCTGGATTTGGTTCCCAGCTAGTTGTATTTCCAGAAGCCTTTGTTGGTGGTTATCCCCGTGGATCAAATTTTGGTGTTTGCATTGGGAATAGAACTCCCAAGGGGAAAGAGGAATTTCGTAAATATCACGCAGCAGCGATCGATGTACCTGGTTAGTCTTTGTTTCCAGGTTGGTTGCTCCTGTAAAGAGCAGCCAGGGATAATTTCAGGTTAATTGAGTGTTGCTAGGTTTGTCTCCAGGTTTGTTCAACTCAATTATGGTTGCTcctgtaaagaaaaaaaaaaaatcttagcgTTTTACCATGGATAATTTCAGGTTCAAAGAATGTTGCTAGGTTCATTGTATAATACTCATTCTAGAAGGCTGACTTAATTTCTCTCCGAGTCTCTATCAAACTTTATTATCCGgtcatatattaatattaaagtcTTACAACGTACCATACATGTTCTGTTCTTTATCATCGTACAATCTTCAAATGGATATTAGCGAATTAGGACAGTAAAATAAGGAGCTAGTGATGCCAGTCTATTCCAATTGAAATACAACGAGATTGTTGTTCATGAAATGTGAAATGGGACTTTAGTCTGTTTTAATGACTCCTGCAATTATCAATTAATGAATGAGAAACAAGATTGCTTCAAAAATCTGCTGGCATTTCTTAGTTCTATTAATTTCAAAACCTTCATACTTTTGCTTACATCTAGACATAATATTTTGAAGTGCTGAAAGCGGCAGTTTCTGTCTTAGGTGCTGTTTAGTTCtgttttgaaattcttttttgCTAAGCCTGGGTTTATGTATGACGTAGATTTACTTCCATTCATCCTAATACAATCTGGTTGGTCTTGTTTTTACTTCCATTCATCTAAGTAAAATCTCGTTTTCTCACAACTAATTGTCTAAAACCATTCTTATTCACCTATAAGGTCATACATCACAACCACAAAAGAAAGTGCTCGAAGTGGAATGGCTGCGGTTCtaatatatttaaatgattaatattttgatgactATAGACGGTGATGCATGCAGGTCCTGAAGTCGATCGATTGGCAGCAATGGCTGGAAAGTATAGGGTGCATTTGGTAATGGGGGTGATAGAGAGAGATGGCTACACACTGTACTGTACTATCCTATTTTTTGATCCTCAAGGTCGTTACTTGGGTAAGCACAGGAAATTGATGCCAACTGCATTGGAGCGGCTAATCTGGGGGTTTGGTGATGGATCAACAATTCCTGTTTTTGAGACTTCAATTGGAAAGATAGGTGCTGCCATTTGTTGGGAAAACAGAATGCCACTCCTAAGGACAGCTTTGTATGCAAAAGGTTAGTTATTGGCTGGGAATAATGAAATTCCTGACCGATTGTTTATTTCAAGTCCAGTTTCAGTCTTTCGAAACTTAAAGTAGATAAAAGTACAAAAATCTTGACGAGAAACAAGCAAAAGTAGCCTCATATGAAAACTATTAAAGACTGAAGAGGCTTTAGTTGTTACAAGATGCTAAAATGATGGTCAAACTCCAGAGTTGGCGATTAGCGTATAGTGTGGTGCTCCACTATTTTACGGATAATGGTCTATTTTTTGTTCAGCTTCTGTTCTCAGAATATACTTGGTTGGTTAATGATATTATGCACAacccatttttttcctttttgtttctcCTCTTCTATATTTCTGTTTCAACTACATCAAGTTAAAAAGTCCTAAACCAGATGAAAATTCTCATATAAAAGAAGGTTTCACATGCTTAAAGTTCTACTAATACGTTAAAGATAGAAGTTTGTTAGGAACCAAGATTAGGGATGcctttgtcccacattggttagaatgggatgaccaatgtggtacttaagtggCTTAGCTCTCCCACCTCAATAGCTGACTTTTGGGGTGTGGTTATCCAAGGTGCTTAAGTACctaacaaattttttatttcttcaaaGTTACCTAACTTCTATCCacgcattctgtttcttttgcTTAAAAGAAGTTGCTCACTTGAAATTGAATTATCTTGATTGTAGGCATTGAAATATATTGTGCACCTACCGCTGATTCTCGGGATACATGGCAAGCATCAATGACCCATATTGCTTTGGAGGGTGGATGTTTTGTTTTGTCCGCCAACCAGTTCTGCCGAAGAAAAGACTACCCTCCTCCACCAGAGTATGTATTTTCTGGCACAGAAGAGGAACTGAGCCCAGATTCTGTTGTTTGTGCTGGAGGTAGTGCCATCATATCACCTTCAGGGACAATCCTAGCTGGACCCAATTACGATGGAGAGGCACTTATATCTGCAGATCTGGGTATGTCATCTCGTCCTTCTGCTTATAGTGATCAGAGCTTTAGTTGTGCACTCCAACATTATCATATTTAGTGGTTGATATGAAAAGGTTTAATCTTAAGGAACCTACTGTTCGATTTGAGTGTTTTCCTTCTTTAAACGAGTCCTAGGATTCTGTCTCCTGGATGATCTAATGCTCCTGACAGTTAACGAGTCTGAAAACCTTCATTCCAAGTTCTTATTCTCTGCTCAGCTCTTTTTAGTGTCAATACGAGTGAATGTCCACTAGGATTCAGTTGAACAAAATGGGTAAGGATCAACCAACCATTTTAAGAGAGGGAGGGCCTATCTCTCTTGCTGACTAAGAAGTTCCTTGGAGAATGTGGTGGTGTTATTGAACCTTACATGCCTTGAGTTGTGAAACTTTTTCATCTAGATCTGTGGAGCCTAAGAAGTACGGACACTTTAGTTTGGCTAGCTTGCCTGTATCCGACACGTGTCGGACACTCCGACACTCTGACATTTGTTGGACACGTATTGGACACTTGTTAGTGCAACAATTGTATTAGACATGCATAGAATACTTGTTGAGTAAACTAAAAAGACACATATAtgacaataataataacttttgaATGTGCAATATgtcaaattaagtttttttttttcagtttataAATGCATTAACCCATTtactttgattttcttttggtataaaaatggtatatatttttaaaaattcatattttaataaGCATGTCCTTGCCATTTCGTGTCCTAGATTTTTAATATATGGCATGTCACCACGTCTGTCATGTCGTATCTGTATCTGTGCTTCTTAAGTGTGAGCAAAGGTCCATCCTCGAATTCCTAAGTTAAGCCTCTTACCTAGGTAGAAGGGTTTTTGTAAAGGTTCTACTTGATAATATTAATAGAAATCTCAAAATTACATAGACAAGCCTAGAACAACCATCTGTTCTAGACGATGACAATCTTCATCCACACTGATATCACTGATATGCTAATCACAAAGAACATACACAAAAGTCTACATAATCCCAAAAGTAGCCAAACACTAACTTAAATATTGAAGGCTAAATACAACCGTAACAAAAGCCCAAGAACGGCCCAATCAAGTCCCACGAGGGAATGTCTCCGATCTACGCCTTCT encodes:
- the LOC120083021 gene encoding bifunctional nitrilase/nitrile hydratase NIT4A isoform X2, with the translated sequence MALVPTTASNDASQLIAEVDMGSDSSVLTVRATVVQASTIFYDTPATLGPEVDRLAAMAGKYRVHLVMGVIERDGYTLYCTILFFDPQGRYLGKHRKLMPTALERLIWGFGDGSTIPVFETSIGKIGAAICWENRMPLLRTALYAKGIEIYCAPTADSRDTWQASMTHIALEGGCFVLSANQFCRRKDYPPPPEYVFSGTEEELSPDSVVCAGGSAIISPSGTILAGPNYDGEALISADLDLGEIIRAKFDFDVVGHYARPEVLSLVVRDHPATPVTFTSTSTKAEDSCKK
- the LOC120083021 gene encoding bifunctional nitrilase/nitrile hydratase NIT4A isoform X1, whose protein sequence is MALVPTTASNDASQLIAEVDMGSDSSVLTVRATVVQASTIFYDTPATLEKAERLLAEAAGFGSQLVVFPEAFVGGYPRGSNFGVCIGNRTPKGKEEFRKYHAAAIDVPGPEVDRLAAMAGKYRVHLVMGVIERDGYTLYCTILFFDPQGRYLGKHRKLMPTALERLIWGFGDGSTIPVFETSIGKIGAAICWENRMPLLRTALYAKGIEIYCAPTADSRDTWQASMTHIALEGGCFVLSANQFCRRKDYPPPPEYVFSGTEEELSPDSVVCAGGSAIISPSGTILAGPNYDGEALISADLDLGEIIRAKFDFDVVGHYARPEVLSLVVRDHPATPVTFTSTSTKAEDSCKK